A window of the Cicer arietinum cultivar CDC Frontier isolate Library 1 chromosome 6, Cicar.CDCFrontier_v2.0, whole genome shotgun sequence genome harbors these coding sequences:
- the LOC101490630 gene encoding beta-glucosidase 40-like: MALRSIAVLIITILLEIQNLCISAAISRADFPNGFQFGTATSAFQYEGAVKEDGRGPSVWDTFSHTFGKISDFSNADVAVDHYHRYEEDIQLMKDLGVDAYRFSISWSRIFPSGSGQINQAGVDHYNKVINSLLANGIEPYVTLYHWDLPQALEDKYTGWLSTEIIKDFSTYAETCFQKFGDRVKHWMTFNEPHTFTTQGYDLGIQAPGRCSILFCRAGNSTTEPYIVAHNVLLSHAAVADIYRKKYKNIQGGSLGIAFNVIWYEPATNTQKDIEAAQRAQDFQLGWFLDPLMFGDYPSSMRSRVGNRLPKFSPSEAALVKGSLDFVGINHYTTFYARDNSTNLLGALHSAIADSGTIALPFNGTKPIGEKANSIWLYIVPQSMRTLMNYIKQKYGNPPVFITENGMDDPNSIYIPIKDALKDEKRIRYYNGYLSYLLASIKDGCNVKGYFAWSLLDNWEWSSGYTSRFGLFYIDYRDNLKRYPKQSVQWFKNFLKPTK, from the exons ATGGCGTTGAGAAGCATTGCTGTTTTGATCATAACAATATTATTAGAGATTCAGAATTTGTGCATATCGGCGGCGATTAGCCGAGCAGATTTTCCAAATGGCTTTCAATTTGGCACTGCCACTTCTGCTTTTCAG TATGAAGGAGCAGTGAAAGAAGATGGAAGGGGACCATCTGTGTGGGATACCTTTTCTCATACTTTTG GCAAGATATCAGATTTCAGCAATGCTGATGTTGCAGTGGATCACTACCACCGATACGAA gaAGACATACAACTCATGAAGGACTTAGGGGTAGATGCCTATAGATTTTCAATTTCTTGGTCCCGGATTTTTCCTA GTGGAAGTGGCCAAATAAATCAAGCGGGAGTTGATCATTATAATAAAGTCATCAACTCATTATTGGCAAACG GAATTGAGCCATATGTGACTCTCTACCATTGGGACCTACCTCAAGCCTTGGAAGACAAGTATACGGGGTGGCTCAGCACTGAGATCAT TAAGGACTTTTCAACTTATGCTGAGACGTGCTTCCAGAAATTCGGAGACAGGGTGAAGCACTGGATGACATTTAATGAGCCACATACATTTACTACACAAGGATATGATCTTGGTATACAAGCGCCTGGACGGTGTTCCATTTTGTTTTGTAGGGCAGGGAACTCTACTACTGAACCTTACATTGTTGCTCATAATGTCCTACTTAGTCATGCAGCAGTAGCAGATATTTATAGGAAAAAATATAAG AATATTCAAGGTGGATCACTTGGTATAGCTTTTAATGTCATTTGGTATGAACCTGCCACAAACACTCAAAAAGACATTGAAGCAGCTCAGAGAGCTCAAGATTTTCAGTTGGGCTG GTTTCTTGATCCTTTGATGTTTGGAGATTATCCAAGTTCAATGAGAAGCAGAGTAGGAAACAGGCTGCCAAAATTCTCTCCATCTGAGGCTGCTCTTGTTAAGGGTTCATTAGATTTTGTTGGAATCAATCATTACACCACATTTTATGCAAGAGACAATTCTACTAATTTATTGGGAGCTTTGCACAGTGCTATAGCAGACTCCGGTACCATTGCCCTTC CATTCAATGGCACTAAACCTATTGGAGAAAAG GCAAATTCTATATGGTTGTATATCGTGCCACAGAGTATGAGAACCTTAATGAACTACATCAAACAAAAGTATGGGAACCCTCCTGTCTTCATCACCGAAAATG GGATGGatgatccaaatagtatatatatCCCCATTAAGGATGCTTTGAAGGATGAGAAACGGATTAGATACTACAATGGCTATTTATCTTACCTCTTGGCTTCTATCAA AGATGGTTGTAATGTGAAAGGATATTTTGCTTGGTCATTGCTGGATAATTGGGAGTGGTCATCTGGATACACTTCTAGATTTGGTCTGTTTTATATTGACTACAGAGACAACTTGAAGAGATACCCAAAACAATCTGTCCAATGGTTCAAGAACTTCTTGAAACCAACTAAATAG
- the LOC101490955 gene encoding UDP-glucose 6-dehydrogenase 1-like produces the protein MVKICCIGAGYVGGPTMAVIALKCPDIEVTVVDISTQRINGWNSEHLPIYEPGLEEVVKECRGRNLFFSTDVEKHVAQADIIFVSVNTPTKTHGLGAGKAADLTYWESAARMIADVSKSDKIVVEKSTVPVKTAEAIERILTHSRKGINFTILSNPEFLAEGTAMKDLFNPDRVLIGGRETPEGQKAIETLRDVYANWVPMERIICTNLWSAELSKLAANAFLAQRISSVNAMSALCEATGADVSEVSHSVGTDSRIGPKFLNASVGFGGSCFQKDILNLVYICECNGLPEVANYWKQVIKVNDYQKSRFVNRVVSSMFNTVSSKKIAILGFAFKKDTGDTRETPAIDVCKGLLGDRARLSIYDPQVTEEQIMKDLSMRKFDKDHPAHLQPPSPTSIKQVSVVWDAYEAVKDAHGVCIMTEWDEFKKLDYQKVYDSMQKPSFVFDGRNVVDVDMLRKIGFIVYSIGKPLDPWLRDMPAVA, from the coding sequence ATGGTGAAGATTTGTTGCATTGGAGCTGGGTATGTTGGTGGTCCAACAATGGCTGTGATTGCCTTAAAGTGTCCTGATATTGAAGTAACTGTGGTCGATATTTCAACGCAGCGAATCAACGGTTGGAACAGTGAGCACCTACCTATCTACGAGCCAGGCCTTGAAGAAGTGGTGAAGGAGTGCAGGGGAAGGAACCTTTTCTTCAGCACTGATGTGGAGAAACATGTTGCACAGGCTGATATAATCTTTGTCTCTGTCAACACCCCGACAAAAACTCACGGTCTTGGAGCTGGCAAAGCTGCTGATTTAACATACTGGGAGAGTGCTGCTAGAATGATTGCTGATGTTTCTAAGTCGGACAAAATTGTGGTTGAAAAATCAACTGTACCTGTTAAAACTGCTGAAGCAATTGAGAGGATTCTAACTCATAGTAGGAAAGGcatcaattttactattttgtCAAACCCTGAATTTCTTGCAGAAGGTACAGCAATGAAAGACCTTTTCAATCCGGATCGTGTCCTTATTGGAGGTAGGGAAACCCCAGAAGGGCAAAAGGCTATAGAAACTCTGAGAGATGTTTATGCTAATTGGGTCCCTATGGAGAGAATCATTTGCACCAATTTGTGGTCTGCGGAACTCTCTAAGCTTGCCGCTAATGCCTTTTTGGCACAGAGAATATCTTCTGTGAATGCCATGTCAGCATTATGCGAGGCAACTGGTGCTGATGTCTCCGAGGTATCGCACTCAGTTGGAACAGACTCAAGGATCGGACCTAAGTTCTTGAATGCTAGTGTTGGTTTTGGTGGCTCTTGCTTTCAGAAAGATATATTAAACTTGGTCTATATTTGTGAATGTAATGGCCTTCCTGAGGTAGCAAATTACTGGAAGCAGGTGATTAAGGTGAACGATTATCAGAAAAGTCGGTTCGTGAACCGAGTTGTTTCGTCAATGTTCAACACAGTTTCATCTAAGAAAATTGCTattcttggttttgctttcaAGAAGGACACAGGCGATACAAGGGAAACACCGGCTATCGATGTGTGCAAGGGTTTGTTGGGAGATAGGGCAAGGTTGAGCATATACGATCCTCAAGTTACTGAAGAGCAGATCATGAAGGATCTTTCAATGAGGAAGTTTGATAAGGACCACCCTGCTCATCTTCAACCACCAAGTCCAACTTCAATAAAGCAAGTTTCTGTGGTTTGGGATGCTTATGAGGCAGTGAAAGATGCACATGGTGTTTGCATTATGACTGAGTGGGACGAGTTTAAGAAGCTTGATTACCAAAAGGTTTACGACAGCATGCAGAAGCCATCATTTGTATTTGATGGTAGGAATGTTGTGGATGTTGATATGCTAAGGAAAATTGGATTTATAGTTTATTCTATTGGTAAGCCACTAGATCCATGGCTCAGGGACATGCCTGCAGTTGCTTAG